Proteins co-encoded in one Acipenser ruthenus chromosome 3, fAciRut3.2 maternal haplotype, whole genome shotgun sequence genomic window:
- the LOC131708081 gene encoding G2/M phase-specific E3 ubiquitin-protein ligase-like — MPVSRVVDCPSEWQYAALFVDEELSESFEDPIPLSTGIETSHHERDIGDILCELASQIDTENVSLFNISRNHLWEGAKRGFKKKTFLPCKRLSVKFMDNTGVSEGAVDLGGPRREFLTMLMESLHQGSLFVGPDHAKFLNYISGLMVSDDYFYAGMTIATSLVHGGPGPQFLSPVLFEALSSTPEPTFVAVQDIPDMDIRNNLEKLLTYQEEHSNTANLFEPIQTLMQLAGTHKVIRNADDYRKIAEGTAHWYIFGRTQAAFERLKEGLKTLGVLDAMTKYPNAFKHVICYTEDTLTAKTFDNIFHPVLHPLGSNKRGTENLVLSHWKDFIQELQDEPSDVTLMSLLFFSTGCRTVPPLGFRTEPTVDFLHDAEDNGEKSRFPKANTCNCTLFLPTVHEVYEEFTEAMRYAVLNCQGFGFA, encoded by the exons ATGCCAGTTTCCAGGGTTGTTGATTGTCCAAG TGAATGGCAGTATGCTGCTTTATTTGTTGATGAAGAGCTCAGCGAAAGCTTTGAAGATCCAATACCCCTTTCCACTGGTATTGAAACATCCCACCATGAACG AGACATTGGGGATATTCTCTGTGAGCTGGCCTCCCAGATTGATACAGAAAATGTTTCCCTGTTTAATATCAGCCGGAATCACCTATGGGAAGGAGCGAAacgaggctttaaaaaaaaaactttcttaccTTGCAAAAGGCTTTCGGTGAAATTTATGGACAATACAGGAGTGAGCGAAGGAGCCGTCGACCTCGGAGGACCAAGGAGAGAATTTTTAACCATGCTAATGGAGTCCTTGCACCAAGGAAGCCTCTTTGTGGGACCAGACCATGCCAAGTTCCTAAACTACATTAGTGGAT TGATGGTCTCGGATGACTATTTTTATGCGGGTATGACTATTGCAACATCACTGGTTCATGGAGGACCTGGCCCACAGTTCTTATCACCAGTACTTTTTGAGGCGCTTTCAAGTACACCCGAGCCCACATTTGTGGCAGTGCAAGATATCCCTGATATGGACATAAGGAACAATCTGGAGAAG cttcTAACTTACCAGGAAGAACATTCAAACACAGCAAACTTATTTGAACCAATCCAAACTCTGATGCAGCTGGCTGGAACACACAAAGTTATCCGTAATGCTGATGATTATCGCAAGATTGCTGAAGGAACTGCACATTGGTACATTTTTGGAAGAACACAGGCAGCATTTGAGAG ATTAAAAGAAGGGCTGAAAACTCTAGGTGTACTGGATGCTATGACCAAGTATCCCAATGCATTCAAGCATGTAATATGCTACACAGAAGACACCCTCACAGCCAAGACATTTGATAATATCTTCCATCCTGTTCTACACCCACTGGGCTCCAATAAAAGGGGAACAGAAAATCTTGTATTGTCTCACTGGAAAGACTTTATACAAGAACTACAAG ACGAGCCATCAGATGTCACATTGATGTCACTGCTATTCTTTAGTACTGGCTGCAGGACCGTACCACCACTGGGATTCAGAACAGAACCCACTGTAGATTTTTTACATGATGCTGAGGACAATGGAGAGAAATCAAGATTTCCAAAGGCAAATACATGCAACTGCACGCTGTTTTTGCCAACTGTACATGAAGTTTATGAAGAATTCACTGAAGCCATGAGATATGCTGTTCTAAATTGTCAGGGCTTTGGCTTTGCATAG